DNA from Flavobacterium aestivum:
AAAGCTTACCATCCAAAACAGGGATTTATTACATACATCGGGAAGATGGTACAATTATCTTTATTGGTCAAAGCAAAAACATAAAAAAAAGGGTCAATCAACACTTTACAGGAATCACGAGAAGTGCCAAGAAAATCCAATCCGAAGTATTTACCGTAACCTATGAAGAAACAGGAAGTGAATTGATTGCCTTACTAAAAGAATCCGAAGAAATTAAAAAAAATCGCCCTATTTACAACCGAATGGCGCGCAAAAACAAGTTCTCTTGGGCTATTTATACCGAAAAAGACAAAAATGGCTATTTGAATTTAAAACTTCAAAAAGCAGATGGTCGTAAAAAAGAAATCACTGCATTTGTAAACCAGCAAGAAGCAAAGGCAGCGCTTAACCGCATTACAACAAACTATCAACTTTGTCCAAAATTAACTGGACTTTCGGATTCAAAAAAAGCCTGTGCACAATTTGCAATCAATGAATGCGATGGTGCTTGCATAGACAAAATAACTCCTGAAGAATACAACTCAAGAGTTCAGGTTTTTATTGACAAAAATCTTTTTGAAAATAAAAGCATGATCATCATTGACAAAGGCCGAAAAACAGGAGAATACAGTGCAATATTAATCGAAAAAGGAATATACAAAGGGTATGCATTTTATGATTTAAATTATCAAATTCACACCCCCGAAATACTAAAAAATATCCTGATTCCAATGCCCAACAATAAAGACACGAGATCATACATTCAAGGTTATTTAAAAAAACATAGAGTCCTAAAAATTATTAATTTTTAATTGAAAGATTCAACACCAATAAGCAAATAATTTAGGAGCCAATCCAGCTGTACACTACAACTCCTCATTATTCCAGTCGTTTTTCTAAGGCGCAAAAGGAGCTTCTTTCAGTTGCTCTTTTACACCAAGAAAAACTAACTAAAATAATTCCGGGGTTTTCGTTACCATCTGGGCTAAAAAAAGAAAATGAAGTATTTAATTACCATCGTCGGACCTACAGCCATAGGAAAAACTGCCTTAAGTATAAACCTGGCCAATCACTATAATTGTGAAATTGTTTCCTGTGACAGCCGACAGTTTTTTAAGGAAATGACCATTGGTACAGCAGTTCCTAATCCAAAAGAATTGGCAGCAGCAACACATCATTTTATTCAAAATAAATCAATTTTTGATAACTATACCGTAGGTGATTTCGAAAAAGAGGCATTGTCAAAAATAGAAGAATTGTTCCAAAATAATGATTACGTAGTTCTCGTTGGAGGTTCCGGATTGTATGTAGATGCTATTTTAAAAGGCTTTGATGAATTTCCAACTATAGATCCTTCTGTTAGAGAAAATGTAAATTCAAGTTACAAAGAATCAGGAATCGAGTACTTGCAACAACAACTGGCAACATTAGATCCTGAATATTACAAAACAATAACATCCGAAAACCCACAAACTCTACAAAATCCACAACGTATGATGCGTTTTGTAGAAGTTTGCATTGGTTCCGGTAAACCTTATTCATCATTTTTAAATCAAGAAAAAAACAACCGCAACTTTACCCCAATAATCATAGGATTAGAAGCAGAAAGAAGCGTTATTTATGATCGAATAAACCAACGGGTAGACATCATGCTCAATGAAGGGCTTTTATCAGAAGCCGAAAAACTATACCCAAACAAAGAACTAAATGCATTACAAACCGTAGGTTATAGAGAATTGTTTAGCTATTTTGATGGAGAATTTACGCTACCCTTTGCTATAGAAGAAATCAAAAAAAATACCAGAAGATTTTCTAAGCGCCAACTCACTTGGTTCAAACGAAAAGAAAACACTCAATGGTTTGACTATCTAACAGACAGAGCAGAAATTATAAAATATATAGAAACTCAATCCCAGTCTAAAATCAACAATCATAAATCATAAAACCCTATGCCAATAGATCCAAATTTCACGTCCATATTTAGCAAAGATTGGGAAATCAATTTTACTCAATGTGCTCCAAACGGTTATTTAAAATATGCAGATTTATGCAATTTGCTACAGCTAACTGCTGCAGCACATTCAGAAGTAGGTGGTATCAGCTTTTCCGATATGCAAGAATTTGATCAAGCATGGGTTTTGAGTAGAATGCGCGTAGAAGTTACTGAACTACCAAAATGGAGAGACATTGTTACTGTAAAAACTTGGATCAATTCCTTAGAAAATTCTCGTTCTGTAAGAGCACTGGAAATGCATGTCAACGGAAAGAAGATAGTAGGATCTGAAACATTTTGGGCTGTTTTTAACACCAAAATGCGTAGACCGGAACCATTAGCACTGCCCTACTCTCATTTTGAATTATATCCAGAAAATAAAGCTACTGAATTGGGTTTCTCAAAAATAAATATAACTCACGAAAAAGAGATGGTATTTGAGAGAACCGTATTTTTATCTGATTTAGATATTGTCAACCATGCCAATAATGTAAAATACCTAGAATGGTGTTTGGATCTGGTAGATGAAAAGAAAATCCTATCCAAAGAAATTAAAAGTTTCGAGATGAATTTCTTAAAGGAATTGTCCCTTAAGGACAGGGTAACAATACATGAATGCATAAATGATAAAGATGTCATTTTTAGCATTACCAAGGATGACAAAACGAGTTTTGCATTACAACTCAATTGGAAATAAAAAAAAGCTTCGAAATCAATCGAAGCTTTTTTATTTATAAGCTATTTGTTTTTTATAACTAATCTAAAACCTTCACCGTGAATGTTCAAAATTTCAACATCCTCATCCTGTTTTAAGTATTTTCTAAGTTTGGCGATGTAAACATCCATACTTCTAGAAGTAAAATAATTATCATCTCTCCAAATTTTAGTCAAAGCTAATTCTCTAGGCATTAAGTCATTTTCATGAAGAATTAGCATTTTAAGCAATTCGTTTTCCTTTGGAGATAACTTAATAGGTTCTCCACCGCTAAATGTCAAGAAACGCAATTTTGAATTAAGGTGAAATTTACCAATATTAAATTCAAATTGAACCGCTTCTGTTTTTACATCAGACGATTTTCTCTGAATGATGGCATTAATTTTCATTAATAATACCTCAGAATCAAAAGGTTTATTCAAATAATCATCAGCACCTGCCTTGTAACCTTTTAATACATCCTCCTTCATCGTTTTTGCAGTAAGGAAAATTATAGGCACTTCATTATTTTTCTCTCTAATTTCTTTAGCTAGGGTATATCCATCTTTATATGGCATCATAACATCAAGAATACACAAATCGTAAGTATCTTTCTTGAATTTTTCAAAACCTTCCATACCATTTTTAGCTAATACGACTTCAAAATCATTTAGCATTAAATAATCTTTTAGTACGGCACCAAAATTAAGGTCATCTTCAACTAACAGTATTTTTTTATTCGCGTTTTCCATATTTTAATTTATTAATGGTAATTTTATAATGAAGGTACTTCCTTTTCCCTTTTCACTTTCTACATATACTTGACCATTGTGGTCATCTACAATTCTTTTTACATAAGCAAGTCCTAATCCATGTCCTTTTACATTATGTATATCCCCTGTATGCTCTCTGTAAAACTTCTCAAAAACTCTTTTCTGGGCAATCTTACTCATACCAACCCCATTATCCTTTATTTTTATAATAACCATATCTTTGATATTCTCGGTATAAATATCAATTTTAGGAACATCTGGAGAGTATTTTATGGCATTTTCTAAAATATTTACTATTACGTTTGTAAAATGCACATCATTTAGTAACGCTGTTTTTCTCAAAGCTCCAAAATGAAGGTTAACACTACCATTTCTATCTTCCAGAATCAAATTAACATGTTCTATTGCGTCATTTATAATTTCCTCTACATTTGTAGATTCCTTTATTATGTTTAATTCTTTCTTCTCCAGCTTAGAAATTCGCAATACATTTTCTACTTGAGCATGCATCCTTTTATTTTCATCCCGAATCATATCGAGATACTTAAATACTTTTTCCCTATCTTCTATAATTTTAGGATTTCGAATAGCATCCAAAGCTAAATTTATAGTTGCAATCGGTGTTTTAAACTCATGCGTCATATTATTGATAAAATCCGTCTTAATCTCCGAAATTTGTCTTTGACGTATCAACTGATTTAGGGCACTTGTATAAGCTATTATTATAATTAACGTAAATATGATAGATAATATCGTAATACTCACCAACTCAGATAATAGAAACTTCTTTTTATGAGGAAAAGTTACCAGTAACTTATACTTTTCATTTCCTTCATTATCTGTAAAAATTGGAATCGAATACGTAGCTTCTTTATCGTATTTGAAATTATCTGATTTTACTTTAGTTTGTATTCCATTACTTAAAATTCCAAATTCAAACTTGGTTTTTACACCATATTCTTCCAACTCTTTTTTAAGCAAATCTCTTAATACCTCTTTTGAAATTCTTTCTTGAATGGGCATGGCTGAGGCAATGTCCTTAAAGAAAATTTCAAACTGCGCATTGTCTAAAACATCTAGATTTCCTGATTTTTCAATTTTAACATCCGGTATCAAACTCTGTTGTAAACCAGAATTATCTAACTTATTATTATTATAAACTTCAGTAACTCTTTTTGAATTAAAATTTTTGAAATTTTCGGTATCAAATTTTTTATCAAATAATCCAGAGGGTAATTTAAAATCTTCAGAAATTACAAGATTCGAATAAATGATGGTTTGATTAGTCTTTGGATTTTTCTGAACATAATAAAACTCTAATAAATCATCCCTCTTAGGAATTTTACCTGTACTGTCTTTATAATGATTGTATTTATCATAAAAACTATAGGCTTCTCTATTTTGAAGCTTCTCAGCAACATTACCAATTACTTGCTTAACGTGATACTTAAACTGCTCATCATTATTCTTAAATG
Protein-coding regions in this window:
- a CDS encoding exonuclease domain-containing protein, whose translation is MYAILDIETTGGQFNEEGITEIAIYKFDGHEIVDQFISLINPEIPIQPFVVKLTGINNEMLRGAPKFFEVAKRIIEMTTDCVLVAHNAAFDYRILRTEFRRLGYDFNIKTLCTVELSQRLLPEQPSHSLGKLVRALGIPMADRHRASGDAMATVKLFKMLLDKDLEKTIVKELIKFEVIKGIPTKLLDIVESLPSKTGIYYIHREDGTIIFIGQSKNIKKRVNQHFTGITRSAKKIQSEVFTVTYEETGSELIALLKESEEIKKNRPIYNRMARKNKFSWAIYTEKDKNGYLNLKLQKADGRKKEITAFVNQQEAKAALNRITTNYQLCPKLTGLSDSKKACAQFAINECDGACIDKITPEEYNSRVQVFIDKNLFENKSMIIIDKGRKTGEYSAILIEKGIYKGYAFYDLNYQIHTPEILKNILIPMPNNKDTRSYIQGYLKKHRVLKIINF
- a CDS encoding sensor histidine kinase, with the protein product MNKLFFRLLVLLMSLSLIGIILVQVYWFNSSFKNNDEQFKYHVKQVIGNVAEKLQNREAYSFYDKYNHYKDSTGKIPKRDDLLEFYYVQKNPKTNQTIIYSNLVISEDFKLPSGLFDKKFDTENFKNFNSKRVTEVYNNNKLDNSGLQQSLIPDVKIEKSGNLDVLDNAQFEIFFKDIASAMPIQERISKEVLRDLLKKELEEYGVKTKFEFGILSNGIQTKVKSDNFKYDKEATYSIPIFTDNEGNEKYKLLVTFPHKKKFLLSELVSITILSIIFTLIIIIAYTSALNQLIRQRQISEIKTDFINNMTHEFKTPIATINLALDAIRNPKIIEDREKVFKYLDMIRDENKRMHAQVENVLRISKLEKKELNIIKESTNVEEIINDAIEHVNLILEDRNGSVNLHFGALRKTALLNDVHFTNVIVNILENAIKYSPDVPKIDIYTENIKDMVIIKIKDNGVGMSKIAQKRVFEKFYREHTGDIHNVKGHGLGLAYVKRIVDDHNGQVYVESEKGKGSTFIIKLPLIN
- a CDS encoding response regulator transcription factor — encoded protein: MENANKKILLVEDDLNFGAVLKDYLMLNDFEVVLAKNGMEGFEKFKKDTYDLCILDVMMPYKDGYTLAKEIREKNNEVPIIFLTAKTMKEDVLKGYKAGADDYLNKPFDSEVLLMKINAIIQRKSSDVKTEAVQFEFNIGKFHLNSKLRFLTFSGGEPIKLSPKENELLKMLILHENDLMPRELALTKIWRDDNYFTSRSMDVYIAKLRKYLKQDEDVEILNIHGEGFRLVIKNK
- a CDS encoding acyl-[acyl-carrier-protein] thioesterase, encoding MPIDPNFTSIFSKDWEINFTQCAPNGYLKYADLCNLLQLTAAAHSEVGGISFSDMQEFDQAWVLSRMRVEVTELPKWRDIVTVKTWINSLENSRSVRALEMHVNGKKIVGSETFWAVFNTKMRRPEPLALPYSHFELYPENKATELGFSKINITHEKEMVFERTVFLSDLDIVNHANNVKYLEWCLDLVDEKKILSKEIKSFEMNFLKELSLKDRVTIHECINDKDVIFSITKDDKTSFALQLNWK
- the miaA gene encoding tRNA (adenosine(37)-N6)-dimethylallyltransferase MiaA → MKYLITIVGPTAIGKTALSINLANHYNCEIVSCDSRQFFKEMTIGTAVPNPKELAAATHHFIQNKSIFDNYTVGDFEKEALSKIEELFQNNDYVVLVGGSGLYVDAILKGFDEFPTIDPSVRENVNSSYKESGIEYLQQQLATLDPEYYKTITSENPQTLQNPQRMMRFVEVCIGSGKPYSSFLNQEKNNRNFTPIIIGLEAERSVIYDRINQRVDIMLNEGLLSEAEKLYPNKELNALQTVGYRELFSYFDGEFTLPFAIEEIKKNTRRFSKRQLTWFKRKENTQWFDYLTDRAEIIKYIETQSQSKINNHKS